The window ctttttGCCTGTAATGTGTCTTGTTAATTAGTTATTTGTTCCTAATGAGGTGAATTGTTacaatttaattcatttttttcccattttagtttctaataatttcttaatctacacttaaacataaaaactttttccatctacatttttcttttccaaacagAAGAAACAATAaggtaagaaaaaaaatttattcaTTCAGTGACCCTCATTTTCAcataaataatgacattttgaAACCTTTACGTATATCATTTTATGCAAAATGCATATCTTCTTTTCctagtatattaaattattttcaacagaaaattttatgacttaataaatattacaaaatcaaaCTTGAAGAAATTTTCAAAGATTTCACACAATAACTATCATTTATTTAACCTATTTTTTTACTTCTCTTATTTGagttttaactttacaaaaattTTGCTAAATTTGTTTAAGTAGATGagctaatgaaaatatttcattacttgcTGAAAagagatcttaatataatttttgtgcTTGGTACAAATAAACTTATCTTATTTACAATATTCACAATCATATACAGAAGAAACTGACTACCAGAGCAAACAATTTTGAAAAGAACTCTGTCTATTCAGAGAATGACTGCATATTTTCCTTGGCATTCCAGGCAAGTGAAAGTGAAACATTAAATTCCTGGATTTGAGTTGGAAGAGCTTAAAAGTGAACCAGATAaggttttcaagatatttttttctttgaaaatgtaCAAAGTCTTTTTGTGGAAGCTACTGCTTGATAAATGtgcaacattttttaaacaactaGTTCCTATATTTTTGGAACCATGTTTTTTCATGTACTATGATTTGAATGACAAATTAGGCATACTGGGTGCTCCACCCCTCTGTAGATGACCTCTATTTAACTTGGGTTTGTGAAAAAATTTAGAAGGTGAAAATGACAGACAGGTTGgagattttaaagaaataaaggaaTTCTTGCAACTTGATTTTTGTCCTGAACAAGCCTTATGAGTTGGTAAAATACGCCTATTTTCAACTTCTGGTGATGATGGGAGACTGATAGATCTCTCCATTGAACTATATGTATCTTTTTGAGTCAACTGATGCTCTTGTGATTGATTTTTGATCTGTCCTAAACTGGACTTGGTTTCTAGTTCCAGAGTAATTCTTTTTACTTCTCCATTATGGCTTTCTTCAGGTTCCACTTGTATATCATCATCATCTAGATATCTTGCTGGTTGGTACTGATGCACAACTCCATATATTAAAGGGTTTATACACTCAGAAACATATTCTCCAAATTTTGTGGTATTCTTATTTGCAACTGAGGAGTTAATCAGGTTTTTAGAGAGTAAAGAGAAATCACCTTCATGGTTAATCTGTATTGGTGAAACAGCCATGTTGCTTTCATTTTGCATCATGTGTAAAGGTTTTTCTGTGGCGTTATTTACAATGTTAGGAGTCCTGTTGATAGACTCAGCAATAATCTCGACCACTGATGGCATACTGAGACTGTGACACATCTCTTGTTGTTGGAGGTTATCACAAGAATGTAGATCCTCAGCTTCATTTGCACTCTTCCGTGACTTCCCAGAAACCGGTAAAGGATATCTCTCAGGAAACATGGTGGACAGAGATCTTTTGTCACACCGTAAGCTTTGAGACCGTTGGACATGTATAGATGCTGAGGGTGTAGTAGGAGCCGAGTGAGAAATGAAACCCTTACCAGCTTCAGGATTCTTTTTTTCAATCTCCTGTTTGGTTCGTTGAACAGTTCCAGGCATCCAAGGGATGCTCTCTTTGTCATACAGAAATCTACTTTTTGGATCATTTGCTGTTTTAGTGCAGTCTTTGTAAAAAGATGGTGATGATAAAGAAGACTGACTATCAGTTGAAGTAAAGGAACTCTGTCTGGACCAAAGAAAGACTCTATTTTCTCCTGCTGGACTACCTGTCAATGGCACAACTTCTGGACTGGCATGACTAGTTTTTGTGTATGGAGTATTAATTTTGCTGGGTAAAATATCTGAATGTTTTTTCGAGGAACTTTGAAGTAGTTGAGTTAGGATTTCAAATTCTTCCTTTTGTCTTTTTACATTTCCAGGTGTTAAAACAACTGGCTCTCTTGAGTTAGAACTGAATACTTCATTGCAATCTGCTTCATTCTGCTGAAATAACTGATCAGAAGATTCAGATTTCAATGCCTCTTTTTCCACTGACTTCATCTCTTCATCAGCAACTGACAGCATCTGTTGGTTAGAAACAATATCCCATGGTCCTGGCTTTATAAGAATAGCCTGATGTTTGGGAACAAGAGGTTTGGTCTGGGAAACTACAGCTTCTACGTTTTCTACAGGGACTGTGAAAGTAATTCCCTCATCCACAGGAGAGCTGGATTTAGAACAACTTTCAAACTGTGTGGCAAGATTAAGTACAAGACCAGATCTACTTGGAACATCCAGTTTAGGAGGATCCAAGGAGGAGGAAACATGGGATACCAATTCATTGATTCTGTCTTTTATGGAAGACACTTTAGGCAAACATGTAGGTGGAACTTTAAGAAGATCCCCATCTGGTTGGTTGACATCTCCATAGCACAAAGGATCGGTATCCAATCTGCGTCTTCTAGTCCAGTCATCTTCTGACTGTCCCTGGTTTTCTAATGAtggtaaatatatatgttttagcggttaaaataaaacaaattataatatcaagacaaaatactttatgaatattattatGCATTAATTGCATATGTCTAATAAGGATtatctttaacatatttaaaaattgcAATTGAAACTTTACTTGCAATTCTTCTGCAGAATTCATAACTGTTATGAATGTATAATGTGACCATGAACACCtagctgaaaatattttattacaagccATTATACCTGTGTTAAATGGTAGAAACATATCAGCACTACCATCATCAGGAGACCAAGACTTAGGACGACATATGATTCCAGGaatagttaataagaatggtatttgCTTCGGTGCATAAGCTTCACTACAGATATCTTTTTTACCAGGATATTTGTTTTGCTCTGGAGGCTTGAGATTTGTTTCAGACTTTGACCGCCACAAACTGTTGTGTCTTTGCttgctagaaaaataaaacaaaaggacaAAACTCTTTACTCCTTTGTCACTACTCATTCACACATTCAAAGAAAAAGAGGCAAAGTGGAAAACTGAGCTTGCACTCTTCTCAGCTCTATAAaccttcattttaatattaattttaatgacaaTATGAAAGTAGTTTGTATATAATCAAACTTCAACATCTGATAAGCCATTAAATAACACTTGCCAAATCTAGAtctaaatttttgaaacattactGCCCTTATAGATGAAACCTCGTTTGTATTGTTACtaataaacttataaattaatatagttttattagaatttttttaatgtgcttaatttaaaatttcaataataataagatCTTTAAAATTGCATCTTACATAATAAATCGTATTAAGAttagtgtaaaactagtaaaacttATTTCgtattgattttaaatttaatctTTACATGTACATAGTTTATAAGATCATGGTCCCAACAGTCACACTAATGCTTGTCAAAGTGAATAAGGAAacacatttaatttctgtaataagAAGTTCAGTTTGAATTTGACAGTGAGTCAGGGTAAACACTAATTTTTATTAGAGGAAGATGCACAAATCTAAGAACAAGACAAGaaagatattttcatttctatTCAAAGTTGTGTGAATCTGCCAAATAATTATgggcaaataaataaatttttcagagGAAGTTTGATGTTAATCTGATAGTGAGGCAGAAAAtggtagttttttgttgtttttttcacagatGAGTTTCAGAATGAATGTGACACTAAATCCAAAGAAAACTTTGATATTACATACCTTGCATCAAGGATTCCTTCATAGATTTCTAACTGTTTCATAAAACCACTGTTTGgctttatacagtttctcttgtTCTTGACATATTCTATGGCTTTTTTGAGGTTCCAGTCATAAGCTTTCATTGCATAGGCTATCACAACTGATGCTGACCGGCTGATTCCCATTTTACAGTGCACTAGCACTTTAGATCCCTGATTTCTGgaaacagtatattttaataaataaccaAGTGACACAAAAAAGGTTTTGTGAAACATGactaacttttaaaaatacattcacAAAGATATGGGAAGGGAAAATAAACTTCAACAGTAGGCATTAAATTAACTCTGATTATTTCTGAAAAGCTTGAAAGGTCtattttattacttcattaataATACAAGCTATCTAATATATTCCACAAACAAGTTATTTCCTTTTACTAACAACTAGGCAGAAGTATCACACAGTCATTAATGTTCTGTATATATAGCAACagaatctctttttttttcttttttttttttcactatgaTGTGTCCCATTGTAGTTGATTTTGGAGTGAATCGATACATACTTGGCCTTTCTGATGTAGCGAAAGGTTTTATCCCAGTATGGCAGCATGTCTGTGCTTTCCTCATCGTATACTCTGATGTTGAAATAATCAAACATTCCAGGAAAGAAGTTGTCAATCTCTCTGGTAACATTCAGTATGTGTCCAACTCTAAACCATGAAATACAATAGCACTGTTCACATGTAAcctttaagtttcattttttaataataaacttctaAGTGTTAGTCCATATGTTACCATATTTTATGCCTTGTAAGATGCTACATAATGGAAGATgccctaattttggaaagacaattctaagaaaaaaatattttgactcagcaaccaatACCTTGATGCAGCCTTAACTTTCTTCAACCTACTTAGTAAATATGTCATCCTTCACTAttatcgacaatattagttaaatcgAATATTTTATACTGTTGGAAATActtgtaaatgaaaattaatgaTACATACAGCACTTATACCATTGCCATGCCTGTCATATCCTAGTTAGCCTGATGAGCCCTGGTACTATGGAAAGGTCTCATCGGCACTTGATATGGCAGATGTAGCACGGCTGAAACATGGCAGCATGTTCTCCTATGTTCAAACTCATGGATGCttaaaagaaataaagtgtaGAATTACAAGAAACCTTATTCCAAAGGACACAAACATAAAATACACTATAAAagaaacaatgtcaaaataatatataaaaaacattccaAAAAACTCTTAGGTATCAGTCATTCAATGATGGTATTTTACCTGAAgctttgtgaaataaaaacaactcagGTGAAAATCAATATCATTTTAGAgttaaagtttgtgtttttcactagtatatttttaaagttagtcataaaagaaaatgaaaaaaaagttacattaatattccaaaaaaacagaaaatgttacaGAAAGTTCTTCATTGTTTAAGAAACATAACTATACCCTTTGTTTCTCAGCTCCTCAAAGTTTGATGCATTCCATTCAGAGCCAAGATACAGGTAATCAAATATCTCAGTGGGAGCATCCATCTGGCCTAAGATTGTTAACATTTCCTGGTCAATATACGATTTATACTTATTCAATTTCTGCCCCATTTCTTCTTCCAGTTTTTTACGAATCTACATTGGAAGAATGAAAACTTATctttaacatttacattacacacttaaaaacacaaaagatTTTACACTTAAATGACATCAACAACCTTTCTTCTTTATTAACTGTTACTGATTTTAAAAGCTACCAGTATctgacactatacatatatttccTTGCCACCTCAAACTACCACAAGGGAAACTATGTGTTGCAAACTCAAGTCTTCTCAATCTTTaagcaaagtaatttttaaaaacttaatagaTTTtgctaaaataatagtttaaacacTAATGATGCAAACTGAAGCAATACACAAGTATCCAAATTTTGCTATTAACAAAAGACACTAAATACACTTGAGAGaaggaattttaaaacaaatgtgtgtGTAAAGTGCTTAGATAAAGATATGGAAGAAAATCACAGATGTGACAAAAGTGTGAATATTGTTTAACCCTAGGAAATATACATCCCAGCCAAAGTGAATGGctgaaaacatatattatttaataatctgCATTAAATGAAGATTtatcattttgatattttgttcaaCTACCACAGGAAATTTTAAGCTcttttaaaaaatctattttcaaaaaagaaattcTCCAATGTCATTTTAGGAcagtgaaaagaaaacaaatcctTTCCAGTTTATGTATTTGATTTCTGATAAAGACACAGAACTGATAAGATCAAtacataacacaaatatatatatacaat of the Tachypleus tridentatus isolate NWPU-2018 chromosome 13, ASM421037v1, whole genome shotgun sequence genome contains:
- the LOC143238089 gene encoding uncharacterized protein LOC143238089 isoform X1, which codes for MSVLNQRQPSRFCVSPPPHPCALLRRVYYKSSCRLEVQAENCYIKENDEPEPEDEELEHESILDKNISKCYFVVKGAAVILPHDECVHLHRRYCTSGGGARDIQKHLQSMFCLLRDGDILEIAVRLESIHLGRTRYLVVVSGKDQDKNDESCLLGIDCGSITTIGLVLPLFSDTQITLDGDGGFSVSSGGRQHIFKPVSVQAMWSALQTLHKVSEKARAYNYFTCGGTHQWIEYYEERIQSDQSCLNEWHIMGDLQSKRPLRIDEAGFTPTEKEETQKVIRGKLKEIMMSVDLEEVTSKYIRKKLEEEMGQKLNKYKSYIDQEMLTILGQMDAPTEIFDYLYLGSEWNASNFEELRNKGVGHILNVTREIDNFFPGMFDYFNIRVYDEESTDMLPYWDKTFRYIRKAKNQGSKVLVHCKMGISRSASVVIAYAMKAYDWNLKKAIEYVKNKRNCIKPNSGFMKQLEIYEGILDASKQRHNSLWRSKSETNLKPPEQNKYPGKKDICSEAYAPKQIPFLLTIPGIICRPKSWSPDDGSADMFLPFNTENQGQSEDDWTRRRRLDTDPLCYGDVNQPDGDLLKVPPTCLPKVSSIKDRINELVSHVSSSLDPPKLDVPSRSGLVLNLATQFESCSKSSSPVDEGITFTVPVENVEAVVSQTKPLVPKHQAILIKPGPWDIVSNQQMLSVADEEMKSVEKEALKSESSDQLFQQNEADCNEVFSSNSREPVVLTPGNVKRQKEEFEILTQLLQSSSKKHSDILPSKINTPYTKTSHASPEVVPLTGSPAGENRVFLWSRQSSFTSTDSQSSLSSPSFYKDCTKTANDPKSRFLYDKESIPWMPGTVQRTKQEIEKKNPEAGKGFISHSAPTTPSASIHVQRSQSLRCDKRSLSTMFPERYPLPVSGKSRKSANEAEDLHSCDNLQQQEMCHSLSMPSVVEIIAESINRTPNIVNNATEKPLHMMQNESNMAVSPIQINHEGDFSLLSKNLINSSVANKNTTKFGEYVSECINPLIYGVVHQYQPARYLDDDDIQVEPEESHNGEVKRITLELETKSSLGQIKNQSQEHQLTQKDTYSSMERSISLPSSPEVENRRILPTHKACSGQKSSCKNSFISLKSPTCLSFSPSKFFHKPKLNRGHLQRGGAPSMPNLSFKS
- the LOC143238089 gene encoding uncharacterized protein LOC143238089 isoform X4, with translation MVAEWTCAAYCSRRHITNLISWFSCCSCRTFVSGFWSALQTLHKVSEKARAYNYFTCGGTHQWIEYYEERIQSDQSCLNEWHIMGDLQSKRPLRIDEAGFTPTEKEETQKVIRGKLKEIMMSVDLEEVTSKYIRKKLEEEMGQKLNKYKSYIDQEMLTILGQMDAPTEIFDYLYLGSEWNASNFEELRNKGVGHILNVTREIDNFFPGMFDYFNIRVYDEESTDMLPYWDKTFRYIRKAKNQGSKVLVHCKMGISRSASVVIAYAMKAYDWNLKKAIEYVKNKRNCIKPNSGFMKQLEIYEGILDASKQRHNSLWRSKSETNLKPPEQNKYPGKKDICSEAYAPKQIPFLLTIPGIICRPKSWSPDDGSADMFLPFNTENQGQSEDDWTRRRRLDTDPLCYGDVNQPDGDLLKVPPTCLPKVSSIKDRINELVSHVSSSLDPPKLDVPSRSGLVLNLATQFESCSKSSSPVDEGITFTVPVENVEAVVSQTKPLVPKHQAILIKPGPWDIVSNQQMLSVADEEMKSVEKEALKSESSDQLFQQNEADCNEVFSSNSREPVVLTPGNVKRQKEEFEILTQLLQSSSKKHSDILPSKINTPYTKTSHASPEVVPLTGSPAGENRVFLWSRQSSFTSTDSQSSLSSPSFYKDCTKTANDPKSRFLYDKESIPWMPGTVQRTKQEIEKKNPEAGKGFISHSAPTTPSASIHVQRSQSLRCDKRSLSTMFPERYPLPVSGKSRKSANEAEDLHSCDNLQQQEMCHSLSMPSVVEIIAESINRTPNIVNNATEKPLHMMQNESNMAVSPIQINHEGDFSLLSKNLINSSVANKNTTKFGEYVSECINPLIYGVVHQYQPARYLDDDDIQVEPEESHNGEVKRITLELETKSSLGQIKNQSQEHQLTQKDTYSSMERSISLPSSPEVENRRILPTHKACSGQKSSCKNSFISLKSPTCLSFSPSKFFHKPKLNRGHLQRGGAPSMPNLSFKS
- the LOC143238089 gene encoding uncharacterized protein LOC143238089 isoform X3; its protein translation is MGISKCYFVVKGAAVILPHDECVHLHRRYCTSGGGARDIQKHLQSMFCLLRDGDILEIAVRLESIHLGRTRYLVVVSGKDQDKNDESCLLGIDCGSITTIGLVLPLFSDTQITLDGDGGFSVSSGGRQHIFKPVSVQAMWSALQTLHKVSEKARAYNYFTCGGTHQWIEYYEERIQSDQSCLNEWHIMGDLQSKRPLRIDEAGFTPTEKEETQKVIRGKLKEIMMSVDLEEVTSKYIRKKLEEEMGQKLNKYKSYIDQEMLTILGQMDAPTEIFDYLYLGSEWNASNFEELRNKGVGHILNVTREIDNFFPGMFDYFNIRVYDEESTDMLPYWDKTFRYIRKAKNQGSKVLVHCKMGISRSASVVIAYAMKAYDWNLKKAIEYVKNKRNCIKPNSGFMKQLEIYEGILDASKQRHNSLWRSKSETNLKPPEQNKYPGKKDICSEAYAPKQIPFLLTIPGIICRPKSWSPDDGSADMFLPFNTENQGQSEDDWTRRRRLDTDPLCYGDVNQPDGDLLKVPPTCLPKVSSIKDRINELVSHVSSSLDPPKLDVPSRSGLVLNLATQFESCSKSSSPVDEGITFTVPVENVEAVVSQTKPLVPKHQAILIKPGPWDIVSNQQMLSVADEEMKSVEKEALKSESSDQLFQQNEADCNEVFSSNSREPVVLTPGNVKRQKEEFEILTQLLQSSSKKHSDILPSKINTPYTKTSHASPEVVPLTGSPAGENRVFLWSRQSSFTSTDSQSSLSSPSFYKDCTKTANDPKSRFLYDKESIPWMPGTVQRTKQEIEKKNPEAGKGFISHSAPTTPSASIHVQRSQSLRCDKRSLSTMFPERYPLPVSGKSRKSANEAEDLHSCDNLQQQEMCHSLSMPSVVEIIAESINRTPNIVNNATEKPLHMMQNESNMAVSPIQINHEGDFSLLSKNLINSSVANKNTTKFGEYVSECINPLIYGVVHQYQPARYLDDDDIQVEPEESHNGEVKRITLELETKSSLGQIKNQSQEHQLTQKDTYSSMERSISLPSSPEVENRRILPTHKACSGQKSSCKNSFISLKSPTCLSFSPSKFFHKPKLNRGHLQRGGAPSMPNLSFKS
- the LOC143238089 gene encoding uncharacterized protein LOC143238089 isoform X2 — encoded protein: MALITLDRCQDSSQTTPCDDDKSVDGENDEPEPEDEELEHESILDKNISKCYFVVKGAAVILPHDECVHLHRRYCTSGGGARDIQKHLQSMFCLLRDGDILEIAVRLESIHLGRTRYLVVVSGKDQDKNDESCLLGIDCGSITTIGLVLPLFSDTQITLDGDGGFSVSSGGRQHIFKPVSVQAMWSALQTLHKVSEKARAYNYFTCGGTHQWIEYYEERIQSDQSCLNEWHIMGDLQSKRPLRIDEAGFTPTEKEETQKVIRGKLKEIMMSVDLEEVTSKYIRKKLEEEMGQKLNKYKSYIDQEMLTILGQMDAPTEIFDYLYLGSEWNASNFEELRNKGVGHILNVTREIDNFFPGMFDYFNIRVYDEESTDMLPYWDKTFRYIRKAKNQGSKVLVHCKMGISRSASVVIAYAMKAYDWNLKKAIEYVKNKRNCIKPNSGFMKQLEIYEGILDASKQRHNSLWRSKSETNLKPPEQNKYPGKKDICSEAYAPKQIPFLLTIPGIICRPKSWSPDDGSADMFLPFNTENQGQSEDDWTRRRRLDTDPLCYGDVNQPDGDLLKVPPTCLPKVSSIKDRINELVSHVSSSLDPPKLDVPSRSGLVLNLATQFESCSKSSSPVDEGITFTVPVENVEAVVSQTKPLVPKHQAILIKPGPWDIVSNQQMLSVADEEMKSVEKEALKSESSDQLFQQNEADCNEVFSSNSREPVVLTPGNVKRQKEEFEILTQLLQSSSKKHSDILPSKINTPYTKTSHASPEVVPLTGSPAGENRVFLWSRQSSFTSTDSQSSLSSPSFYKDCTKTANDPKSRFLYDKESIPWMPGTVQRTKQEIEKKNPEAGKGFISHSAPTTPSASIHVQRSQSLRCDKRSLSTMFPERYPLPVSGKSRKSANEAEDLHSCDNLQQQEMCHSLSMPSVVEIIAESINRTPNIVNNATEKPLHMMQNESNMAVSPIQINHEGDFSLLSKNLINSSVANKNTTKFGEYVSECINPLIYGVVHQYQPARYLDDDDIQVEPEESHNGEVKRITLELETKSSLGQIKNQSQEHQLTQKDTYSSMERSISLPSSPEVENRRILPTHKACSGQKSSCKNSFISLKSPTCLSFSPSKFFHKPKLNRGHLQRGGAPSMPNLSFKS